In one window of Tellurirhabdus rosea DNA:
- a CDS encoding exo-beta-1,4-galactosidase: MIEVTSYPSLPGKYLTGLLFLLLISAKTLAGPIIDLKGTWRFRTDPADKGIPERWFATRLPETIKLPGSMLENGKGDPVTLQTKWTGSIYDSSWYFNPRMEKYRRPDNLKFPFWLTPDKYYAGAAWYQKDVTIPQNWRGKRVVLFLERSHTETRVWVDQQEIGKQNSLSVAHEYDLTAALSPGKHTLTIRIDNRLEVINVGKDSHSVTDHTQGNWNGIVGRLELRATEPVWFEDVQVYPDLTRKSARVKMTLHNTTGKPVLGRIQVAAVSFNSSVKQSVKPLTIEYGMEGKEAVVEADYPMGEAPLLWDEFNPALYRLTASLTTADQRKEARTVTFGMREFGIRGTRFTLNGREIFLRGTVENCQFPLTGYAPMDVAGWERVFRIAKRYGLNHMRYHSFCPPEAAFVAADLVGFYLQPEGPSWANHGTSLGDGRPVDQYIYDETARMAKAYGNYASFVMLAYGNEPAGRNQVKYLTEFVHYWQKKDPRRKYTGASVGNSWPLVPENEFMVKAGARNLPWDKRPESTGDYRDKIEPFKVPYVAHELGQWCVFPNFREISKYRGVYKAKNFELFREDLADRGMGEQGHDFLMASGKLQLLSYKNEIERALRTPGMAGFQLLSLNDYSGQGTALVGLLDAFWEEKGYVTEKEFARFCAPTVPLARLPKFVFQSNESLHAELELSHFGNVPIPSAVTRWTLTDEAGKALAQGSFGPKPLAIGSNVRVGEINVPLSGVQKATRLKLTVSVAGTKAANDWEIWVYPTTVAAEPTNVLITTSLDEKAEQTLKSGGCVLLLAAGKIEKGKEVAQHFLPAFWNTSWFKMRPPHTLGILLNPKHPAFADFPTDYHSNLQWWELVNRTQVMNLEDFPAHFRPLVQPIDTWFLNRRLGLVLEANVGGGRLVVSSADLSSDLENRPAARQLRQSLLNYMASEAFRPKGEVAASVIRALFTEPSRDTYKPFTKDAPDELKVKNQQP; encoded by the coding sequence ATGATTGAAGTGACAAGCTATCCCTCCCTTCCCGGTAAGTACCTGACAGGCCTTCTTTTCCTGCTTCTCATTTCCGCCAAAACGCTGGCAGGACCCATCATCGACCTGAAAGGCACCTGGCGTTTCCGCACCGACCCGGCCGACAAAGGCATTCCCGAACGCTGGTTCGCCACCCGACTGCCCGAGACGATCAAACTGCCCGGCTCCATGCTGGAAAACGGCAAAGGCGACCCCGTAACGCTGCAAACCAAATGGACGGGCAGTATCTACGACAGCTCCTGGTACTTCAACCCCCGAATGGAAAAGTACCGCCGCCCCGACAACCTCAAATTCCCCTTCTGGCTGACGCCGGACAAATACTACGCCGGGGCCGCCTGGTACCAGAAAGACGTTACGATTCCCCAAAACTGGCGCGGTAAACGGGTGGTACTGTTCCTCGAACGCTCCCATACCGAAACCCGCGTCTGGGTCGACCAGCAGGAAATCGGCAAACAGAACAGCCTTTCCGTCGCGCACGAATACGACCTGACGGCGGCCCTCTCGCCGGGAAAACACACGCTGACGATCCGGATCGACAACCGGCTGGAAGTCATCAACGTCGGCAAGGACTCGCACAGCGTCACCGACCACACCCAGGGCAACTGGAACGGCATTGTCGGCAGGCTCGAACTGCGGGCCACCGAGCCGGTCTGGTTCGAGGACGTGCAGGTGTATCCCGACCTGACCCGAAAATCCGCCCGGGTGAAAATGACCCTGCACAATACCACCGGAAAGCCCGTTTTGGGTCGGATACAAGTAGCGGCGGTTAGTTTTAATTCGTCTGTAAAACAGTCCGTAAAACCGCTGACCATTGAGTACGGAATGGAGGGCAAAGAGGCCGTTGTCGAAGCGGACTACCCGATGGGCGAGGCCCCGCTGCTGTGGGACGAATTCAACCCCGCGCTCTACCGCCTGACGGCTTCGCTGACCACCGCCGACCAGCGGAAAGAAGCCCGGACCGTCACCTTTGGCATGCGGGAATTCGGCATTCGCGGGACGCGCTTCACCCTCAACGGCCGCGAAATTTTCCTGCGCGGCACGGTCGAAAACTGCCAGTTTCCGCTGACGGGCTACGCGCCGATGGACGTGGCGGGCTGGGAGCGGGTCTTTCGCATCGCCAAACGGTACGGTCTCAACCACATGCGCTACCACTCGTTCTGTCCGCCGGAAGCCGCGTTTGTGGCCGCCGACCTCGTTGGGTTTTACCTCCAGCCGGAAGGGCCGAGCTGGGCCAACCACGGCACTTCGCTCGGCGACGGTCGGCCGGTAGACCAGTACATTTACGACGAAACAGCCCGCATGGCGAAAGCCTACGGCAATTATGCCTCCTTTGTGATGCTCGCCTATGGCAACGAACCGGCCGGCCGCAACCAGGTGAAGTACCTGACCGAGTTCGTGCATTACTGGCAGAAAAAAGACCCGCGCCGTAAGTACACGGGCGCGTCGGTGGGCAACAGCTGGCCGCTGGTGCCCGAAAACGAGTTCATGGTGAAAGCCGGTGCCCGCAACCTGCCCTGGGACAAGCGCCCCGAATCGACGGGCGATTACCGCGACAAGATTGAGCCGTTCAAGGTGCCGTACGTGGCGCACGAACTGGGGCAGTGGTGCGTCTTTCCGAATTTTCGCGAGATTTCGAAATACAGGGGCGTTTACAAAGCGAAAAACTTCGAACTCTTTCGGGAAGACCTGGCCGACCGGGGCATGGGCGAACAGGGGCACGACTTCCTGATGGCTTCCGGAAAGTTGCAATTGCTGAGCTACAAAAACGAAATCGAACGGGCGCTCAGGACGCCGGGCATGGCCGGATTTCAGTTGCTGTCGCTCAACGATTATTCGGGACAGGGCACCGCGCTGGTCGGGCTGCTGGATGCGTTCTGGGAAGAAAAAGGCTACGTGACCGAAAAGGAGTTTGCCCGTTTCTGCGCCCCGACGGTGCCGCTGGCCCGCCTGCCGAAGTTTGTGTTTCAAAGCAACGAAAGCCTGCACGCGGAGCTTGAACTGTCGCACTTCGGAAATGTCCCAATCCCCTCCGCGGTCACGCGCTGGACGCTGACCGACGAAGCCGGAAAAGCCCTGGCGCAGGGGAGTTTCGGGCCGAAACCCCTTGCGATTGGCAGCAATGTCCGCGTGGGCGAAATCAACGTGCCGCTGTCGGGTGTTCAGAAGGCGACGAGGCTGAAACTGACGGTTTCGGTGGCAGGCACGAAGGCCGCCAACGACTGGGAAATCTGGGTGTACCCGACCACCGTGGCCGCCGAACCGACGAACGTTCTGATTACCACGAGTCTCGACGAAAAAGCCGAACAAACGCTGAAGTCGGGCGGCTGCGTCCTGCTGTTGGCAGCCGGTAAAATCGAAAAAGGCAAGGAGGTGGCCCAGCATTTTCTGCCCGCGTTCTGGAATACGTCCTGGTTCAAGATGCGCCCGCCGCACACGCTGGGCATTCTGCTCAACCCGAAGCATCCGGCCTTTGCCGACTTCCCGACGGATTACCACAGCAATCTGCAATGGTGGGAACTGGTGAACCGGACGCAGGTGATGAATCTGGAGGATTTTCCGGCCCATTTCCGTCCGCTGGTCCAGCCCATCGACACCTGGTTTCTGAACCGCCGCCTCGGTCTGGTTCTGGAAGCGAATGTCGGCGGCGGACGCCTCGTCGTTTCCAGCGCCGATCTGAGCAGCGACCTCGAGAACCGCCCGGCGGCGCGTCAGTTGCGGCAATCCCTGCTGAACTACATGGCTTCAGAGGCTTTCCGGCCCAAAGGCGAAGTGGCCGCATCGGTCATTCGCGCCCTGTTCACCGAACCTTCGCGGGACACCTACAAGCCGTTTACGAAAGATGCACCCGACGAATTAAAAGTAAAAAACCAACAGCCCTGA
- a CDS encoding Gfo/Idh/MocA family protein produces the protein MKTNSFSRRDFVRRTTLAAAGVIAAPKMNAFGKAAKRRVAMVGTGHRGTGMWGSPVVKEFADIAEFVGLCDKNPGRVETARKMMNVSCPTFTDFEKMMRETKPDLLIVTTVDATHHEFIIKGMEMGADIITEKPMTTDETKCRAILDAEKRTGRKVTVTFNYRYSPHRQKIYELLRADTIGKITSVDFHWYLDTRHGADYFRRWHRLKENSGSLWVHKASHHFDLLNWWLESEPETVYANAALEHYGKNGPFRGVNCRSCPHKSECKFFFDVTRDKRLTALYVDNEKHDGYLRDGCVFKEDINIYDKMAATIHYANGANVSYSLTTYSPYEGYRIAFNGTKGRIDAWIKESGAMTLEPYDEIMVSHNFGKVEYIKVPQSEGHGGGDAILRDKIFRNPNKPDTYRQSAGSRDGAMAILVGIGARKSVESGQPVRIEDLTGLRPLAVKG, from the coding sequence ATGAAAACCAATTCCTTCTCCCGCCGTGATTTTGTCCGGCGCACCACCCTGGCGGCGGCCGGTGTCATAGCCGCTCCAAAAATGAACGCCTTTGGCAAAGCGGCCAAACGCAGAGTAGCGATGGTCGGCACCGGCCACCGGGGAACGGGCATGTGGGGTTCGCCGGTCGTGAAAGAATTTGCCGACATCGCCGAATTCGTCGGGCTGTGCGACAAAAACCCCGGCCGGGTCGAAACCGCCCGGAAAATGATGAACGTCAGCTGCCCGACGTTCACCGATTTTGAAAAGATGATGCGGGAAACCAAACCCGACCTGCTCATCGTCACGACGGTGGACGCCACCCATCACGAATTCATCATCAAAGGCATGGAAATGGGCGCCGACATCATCACGGAGAAGCCCATGACCACCGACGAAACGAAGTGCCGGGCCATCCTCGACGCCGAAAAGCGGACGGGCCGCAAGGTGACCGTGACGTTCAATTACCGCTACTCGCCCCACCGCCAGAAGATTTACGAACTGCTCCGCGCAGACACCATCGGCAAAATCACGTCCGTGGATTTCCACTGGTACCTCGACACGCGCCACGGGGCCGATTACTTCCGCCGCTGGCACCGCCTGAAAGAAAACAGCGGTTCGCTCTGGGTACACAAGGCGTCGCACCACTTCGACCTGCTGAACTGGTGGCTGGAATCGGAGCCGGAAACCGTGTACGCGAATGCCGCGCTGGAGCATTACGGCAAAAACGGCCCGTTCCGGGGCGTCAACTGCCGTTCCTGCCCGCACAAGTCGGAGTGTAAATTCTTCTTCGACGTGACGCGGGACAAGCGCCTGACGGCCCTGTACGTCGACAACGAGAAACACGACGGCTACCTCCGCGACGGCTGCGTGTTCAAGGAAGACATCAATATTTACGACAAAATGGCGGCCACGATTCACTACGCCAACGGGGCCAACGTAAGCTACTCGCTGACGACCTATTCGCCCTACGAAGGCTACCGCATCGCCTTCAACGGCACCAAAGGCCGCATCGACGCCTGGATCAAGGAAAGCGGCGCGATGACGCTGGAGCCGTACGACGAAATCATGGTGTCGCACAACTTCGGCAAAGTGGAGTACATCAAGGTGCCGCAGTCCGAGGGCCACGGCGGGGGCGACGCCATCCTGCGCGACAAGATTTTCCGGAATCCGAACAAACCGGACACCTACCGGCAGTCGGCCGGCAGCCGCGACGGGGCGATGGCGATTCTGGTCGGCATCGGCGCCCGCAAAAGCGTAGAGTCCGGCCAGCCGGTCCGCATCGAGGACTTGACCGGTCTGCGCCCGCTGGCGGTTAAAGGCTAA